One genomic window of Candidatus Fusobacterium pullicola includes the following:
- the ribE gene encoding 6,7-dimethyl-8-ribityllumazine synthase: MKVLQGNFTGRGLRVGIVAARFNEFITSKLIGGAEDALLRHEVEADNIDLAWVPGAFEIPLVAKRMAESGKYDAIITLGAVIKGSTPHFDYVCAEVSKGVATVSLNSNIPVIFGVLTTNSIEEAIERAGTKAGNKGFDAAVTALEMVNLLKGM, translated from the coding sequence ATGAAAGTATTACAAGGAAATTTTACAGGTAGAGGATTAAGAGTAGGTATAGTAGCAGCTAGATTTAATGAGTTTATTACTTCTAAACTTATCGGAGGAGCAGAAGATGCACTATTAAGACACGAAGTAGAAGCTGATAACATAGATTTAGCTTGGGTACCAGGAGCTTTTGAAATTCCACTTGTAGCAAAAAGAATGGCAGAATCTGGAAAGTATGATGCAATTATTACTTTAGGAGCAGTAATAAAAGGATCAACACCACACTTTGATTATGTATGTGCAGAAGTTTCAAAAGGAGTGGCAACAGTTAGCTTAAATAGCAATATACCTGTAATATTTGGAGTATTAACAACAAATAGTATAGAAGAAGCTATTGAAAGAGCAGGAACTAAAGCTGGAAATAAAGGTTTTGATGCAGCAGTTACAGCTTTAGAAATGGTAAATTTACTAAAGGGGATGTAA
- the ribD gene encoding bifunctional diaminohydroxyphosphoribosylaminopyrimidine deaminase/5-amino-6-(5-phosphoribosylamino)uracil reductase RibD produces MARALELAALGEGAVNPNPLVGAVVVKNNKVIGEGYHKKYGGPHAEVFALEMAGEEARGADIYVTLEPCSHYGKTPPCAKKIIEMGIKRCIVASLDPNPLVSGRGIKMLQEAGIEVITGVMDKEAKELNRVFMKYISEKTSYLFLKCGITLDGKIATKTGNSKWITNELAREKVQKLRNKYMGIMVGINTVIKDDPSLTARIENARNPYRIVIDPNLDIPLESKFVNFQDGKSIVITSENNREKEKVSELEERKVKLVYLEGTDFKISDILKKTGELGIDGILLEGGSYLISKAFEEKAIDGGEIFIAPKILGDEKAISFVKGFSVENIADGFELENVKINSYGNNVSMEFYR; encoded by the coding sequence ATGGCAAGAGCTTTAGAATTAGCTGCTCTTGGAGAGGGAGCTGTAAATCCAAATCCTTTGGTAGGAGCGGTAGTAGTGAAGAATAATAAGGTTATCGGTGAAGGATATCATAAGAAATATGGTGGACCTCATGCAGAGGTATTTGCTTTAGAGATGGCAGGAGAAGAAGCAAGAGGGGCAGATATCTATGTAACTTTAGAGCCATGTTCACACTATGGAAAGACTCCACCATGTGCTAAAAAGATAATAGAAATGGGTATCAAGAGATGTATTGTTGCCTCTCTTGATCCCAATCCTTTAGTGTCAGGAAGAGGAATAAAGATGCTCCAAGAAGCTGGAATAGAAGTTATCACTGGAGTAATGGATAAAGAAGCAAAAGAACTTAATAGAGTTTTTATGAAGTATATATCAGAAAAAACATCTTATCTTTTCTTAAAGTGTGGAATAACACTAGATGGAAAGATAGCTACAAAAACAGGAAATTCTAAGTGGATTACAAATGAACTAGCTAGAGAAAAAGTTCAAAAATTGAGGAATAAATATATGGGAATAATGGTAGGAATAAACACTGTTATAAAGGATGATCCGAGTTTAACTGCAAGGATAGAGAATGCTAGAAATCCATATAGAATAGTAATAGATCCAAATTTAGATATACCTTTAGAGAGTAAATTTGTAAATTTTCAAGATGGGAAAAGCATAGTCATAACTTCTGAGAATAATAGAGAAAAGGAAAAAGTATCGGAATTAGAAGAAAGAAAAGTAAAGCTTGTTTATTTAGAGGGAACTGATTTTAAAATTTCAGATATTTTGAAGAAAACAGGTGAATTAGGAATAGATGGAATACTTTTAGAGGGTGGAAGTTATCTTATTTCAAAAGCTTTTGAAGAAAAAGCAATAGATGGTGGAGAGATATTCATAGCTCCAAAAATATTGGGAGATGAGAAAGCTATATCTTTTGTAAAGGGATTTTCTGTAGAAAATATAGCAGATGGATTTGAGCTGGAAAATGTAAAGATAAATAGCTACGGAAATAATGTATCTATGGAGTTTTACAGATAG
- a CDS encoding bifunctional 3,4-dihydroxy-2-butanone-4-phosphate synthase/GTP cyclohydrolase II: protein MLDRIEEALEELRAGKVIIVVDDEDRENEGDFICAGEFATPENINLMATVGKGLICMPMTEEYAKKLALPPMCYDNTDNHSTAFTVSIDHIDTTTGISAYERSLTALKALDDNVKPYEFRRPGHMFPLVAKKGGVIVRNGHTEATVDLMRLAGLKEMGLCCEIMKEDGTMARFDDLQILAKELNMKMISIADLQKYIKMNEQLMKVNVRAKMPTGSGEFEIVGFENNLDGKEHIALVKGDVAGKENVLVRLHSECFTGDILGSLRCDCGSQLKRAMKRVDEEGEGVVLYLRQEGRGIGLLNKLKAYTLQDEGADTVEANVALGFAPDMRDYAVAVQMLKALGVKSVRVMTNNPAKIEALEDYGMKVTGREAIETGFNETNEKYMRTKKDKMRHMLTKI, encoded by the coding sequence ATGTTAGATAGAATAGAAGAGGCTCTTGAAGAGTTAAGAGCAGGTAAAGTTATTATTGTAGTAGATGATGAAGATAGAGAAAATGAAGGGGACTTCATCTGTGCTGGAGAGTTTGCTACTCCAGAAAATATCAATCTTATGGCAACAGTAGGAAAGGGATTAATATGTATGCCTATGACTGAGGAGTATGCTAAAAAATTAGCTTTACCTCCGATGTGTTATGATAATACTGATAATCACAGTACAGCTTTTACTGTATCAATAGATCATATAGATACAACAACAGGAATATCAGCTTATGAGCGTTCATTAACAGCATTAAAAGCTTTAGATGATAATGTTAAACCTTATGAGTTTAGAAGACCTGGACATATGTTCCCACTAGTAGCTAAAAAAGGTGGAGTAATAGTTAGAAACGGACATACAGAGGCTACTGTTGACTTAATGAGATTAGCTGGTTTAAAAGAGATGGGACTTTGTTGTGAAATCATGAAAGAAGATGGAACAATGGCTAGATTTGATGATCTACAAATCCTAGCAAAAGAGTTAAATATGAAGATGATATCTATTGCTGACTTACAAAAATATATTAAAATGAATGAACAATTAATGAAAGTAAATGTAAGAGCTAAGATGCCTACTGGATCTGGAGAGTTTGAAATTGTAGGATTTGAAAATAATCTTGATGGAAAAGAGCATATTGCTTTAGTAAAAGGAGATGTAGCAGGAAAAGAGAATGTTTTAGTAAGATTACATTCTGAATGTTTTACTGGAGATATTTTAGGTTCTTTAAGATGTGATTGTGGTTCTCAATTAAAAAGAGCTATGAAAAGAGTAGATGAAGAGGGAGAAGGAGTTGTTCTTTATCTAAGACAAGAGGGAAGAGGTATAGGACTTTTAAATAAATTAAAAGCTTACACACTTCAAGATGAAGGAGCTGATACAGTAGAGGCAAATGTGGCTTTAGGATTTGCTCCAGATATGAGAGATTATGCAGTAGCTGTTCAAATGTTAAAAGCTCTAGGAGTTAAATCTGTTAGAGTGATGACAAATAATCCAGCTAAAATAGAGGCTCTAGAAGATTATGGAATGAAAGTAACAGGAAGAGAAGCTATTGAAACTGGATTTAATGAAACTAATGAAAAATATATGAGAACTAAAAAAGATAAGATGAGACATATGTTAACAAAAATTTAA
- the ribE gene encoding riboflavin synthase codes for MFTGLVEEMGEVLAIENGEKSIKLKIKCKKVLEGAKLGDSIATNGTCLTATELGSNFFTADCMYETVKRTNLKRLKVGDKVNLEKSITLATPLGGHLVTGDVDCEGKVVSITPEGIAKIYEIEIERKYMKYIVEKGRVTLDGASLTVMKLGDTTFGVSLIPHTQEMITLGKRRVGDYINVETDLIGKYIERFMKFQDEPSEKKEGITMEFLLKNGF; via the coding sequence ATTTTTACAGGATTAGTAGAAGAGATGGGAGAGGTTTTAGCTATTGAAAATGGTGAAAAATCTATAAAACTTAAAATAAAGTGTAAAAAAGTTTTAGAGGGAGCCAAACTAGGAGATAGTATAGCGACAAACGGAACATGTCTTACAGCCACAGAGTTAGGAAGTAATTTTTTTACTGCAGATTGTATGTATGAGACAGTAAAAAGAACTAACCTTAAAAGATTAAAGGTTGGGGATAAAGTAAATTTAGAAAAGTCAATAACTTTAGCTACTCCATTAGGTGGACATTTAGTAACTGGAGATGTAGATTGTGAAGGAAAAGTAGTATCAATAACTCCAGAAGGGATAGCTAAGATATATGAGATAGAAATAGAGAGAAAATATATGAAGTATATAGTTGAAAAGGGAAGAGTTACCCTTGATGGAGCAAGTCTGACTGTTATGAAATTAGGAGATACAACTTTTGGAGTTTCTTTGATACCTCATACACAGGAGATGATAACTCTAGGGAAGAGAAGAGTTGGAGACTATATAAATGTAGAGACAGATTTAATAGGAAAATATATAGAGAGATTTATGAAATTTCAAGATGAGCCTTCTGAGAAAAAAGAGGGAATTACTATGGAGTTTCTACTAAAAAATGGTTTTTAG